The Synechococcus sp. RS9909 genomic interval GGAGATCAGCCTGGAGGATCCTTTTGAGAATCTGGGAGCCAAGCTGATTCAGCAGGTGGCGGCCAAAACGAAAGACAAGGCCGGCGATGGCACCACCACCGCCACCGTTCTCGCCCAGGCCATGGTGGAGGAGGGTCTGCGTAACACCGCCGCCGGCGCCAGCCCGATCGAACTGCGTCGCGGCATGGAAAAGGCCGTGGCCCAGGTGGTGGCTGGTCTCGACCAGCGCAGCCAGAGCGTCAGCGGTGATGCCATCCGTCAGGTGGCCACGGTGAGCTCCGGCGGCGATGAAGAAGTGGGCCGGATGGTGGCGGAAGCGATGGACCGGGTCAGCGTGGATGGCGTGATCACGGTTGAGGAATCGAAATCCCTGGCCACCGAACTGGAAGTCACCGAAGGCATGGCATTCGACCGTGGCTATTCCTCCCCCTACTTCGTCACCGATGGCGATCGCCAGGTTTGTGAGTTTGAGAATGCCCTGCTGCTGCTCACCGACCGCAAGGTCAGCGCTGTGGCCGACCTCGTGCCTGTTCTCGAAAGCGTCCAGTCGTCTGGCTCACCCCTGGTGATCCTGGCGGAAGAAGTGGATGGTGAAGCCTTGGCCACGCTGGTGGTGAACAAGAACCGCGGTGTGCTCCAGGTGGCAGCGGTGCGTGCTCCTTCCTTCGGAGAGAGGCGGAAAGCCGCCCTGGCTGACATCGCCGTGCTCACCGGTGGCACGGTGATCAGCGAAGACAGGGCAATGACCCTCGACAAGGTGACGCTGGCCGACCTGGGCCGCGCCCGTCGGATCACGATCACCAAAGACAGCACCACGATCGTGGCCAATGATGATCATCGGGATGCTGTGTCAGCTCGGGTGGCTTCGATTCGTCGCGAGCTGGAGAACACCGACTCCGACTATGACCGTGAAAAGCTGAACGAGCGGATCGCCAAGCTGGCTGGTGGCGTTGCGGTGATCAAGGTGGGAGCGCCCACCGAAACCGAACTGAAGAATCGCAAACTGCGGATCGAAGATGCCCTCAATGCCACGCGCGCTGCCGTGGAAGAAGGGATCGTCGCTGGTGGCGGCTGCACCCTGCTGCAGCTCGCTGCTGAACTGGAAGACCTCGCCAACACCCTTCAGGGGGATCAGCGCACTGGTGTGGCGATTGTGCAGCGGGCCCTGGCAGCCCCCCTGCGCCAGATTGCGATCAATGCTGGCGCCAACGGCGATGTGGTGATCGATGAAGTGCGCCGCAGCGGCCAAGGTTTCAATGCCATGACCGGCGGTTATGAAGATCTGCTCCAGGCCGGCATTCTCGATGCGGCCAAGGTATTGCGCCTCGCCCTTCAGGATGCGGTGTCGATCGCGTCCCTGCTCGTCACCACTGAGGTGGTGATTGCCGACAAGCCTGAACCTCCGGCGCCGGCGGCGCCTGGCGGTGGTGATCCCATGGGTGGCATGGGCGGAATGGGCGGCATGGGCGGCATGGGCATGCCCGGCATGATGTGAAGCGCCTGCCGCCTGGTGGTTCAGGCGCTTCAGAGCGCACGCACCAGGCGGGCATGCAGGCGACAAACGGTGAGAGCCTCGCGGGGTGGGCGTCGGCACAGACGCCCCAACTCCGCATTCAGAGCCTGCAATTCACCCATCGGCAGCCCGGCGATCGGCATGCCGAGCAACATGCCACCGAGAAGAAGCGGCGCAAAGAAGCGATGGGCCACAGATCCTATGCGTCTCAACCCATTCTGAACACGCGACGATCGCGCGGATCATGCGCTTGACGCTGCTTGACCTCGACGATGCTCCTCTAAAGCACGGCCGTAGGCCTGCACCTGAAGGTCAACGCCAGTGATGGCCGTCCCGACAACCACCAGGTCAGCGCCTCGGGCGACCGCGTCCACCGCCACAGGGGCGGAAGCGATGCCTCCCTCGCAGATCAACGCCACCGACGCCGGCAGCTGCTGCCGCAGGGGTTGCAGCAGATCGAGGGCCGGTGGCCTGTCTCTGGATGTGGCTTCTGTGTAGCCGTAGAGGGTGGTGCCGACCCAGGCGCAACCGAGCGCTGCCGCCCGCAAGCCGTTAGCCACACTGTCGATGTCGGCCATCAGTGGAGCACCGAGCTCCTGCCCGGCACGGCTCACCAACACCTCAAGAGACTCGCCATCCGGTC includes:
- the groL gene encoding chaperonin GroEL (60 kDa chaperone family; promotes refolding of misfolded polypeptides especially under stressful conditions; forms two stacked rings of heptamers to form a barrel-shaped 14mer; ends can be capped by GroES; misfolded proteins enter the barrel where they are refolded when GroES binds) → MAKLLSFSDDSRAALERGMNALADAVRVTIGPRGRNVVLEKSFGAPDIVNDGDTIAKEISLEDPFENLGAKLIQQVAAKTKDKAGDGTTTATVLAQAMVEEGLRNTAAGASPIELRRGMEKAVAQVVAGLDQRSQSVSGDAIRQVATVSSGGDEEVGRMVAEAMDRVSVDGVITVEESKSLATELEVTEGMAFDRGYSSPYFVTDGDRQVCEFENALLLLTDRKVSAVADLVPVLESVQSSGSPLVILAEEVDGEALATLVVNKNRGVLQVAAVRAPSFGERRKAALADIAVLTGGTVISEDRAMTLDKVTLADLGRARRITITKDSTTIVANDDHRDAVSARVASIRRELENTDSDYDREKLNERIAKLAGGVAVIKVGAPTETELKNRKLRIEDALNATRAAVEEGIVAGGGCTLLQLAAELEDLANTLQGDQRTGVAIVQRALAAPLRQIAINAGANGDVVIDEVRRSGQGFNAMTGGYEDLLQAGILDAAKVLRLALQDAVSIASLLVTTEVVIADKPEPPAPAAPGGGDPMGGMGGMGGMGGMGMPGMM
- a CDS encoding N-acetylmannosamine-6-phosphate 2-epimerase, whose protein sequence is MERLDLEALRGGLIVSVQAPEASPMRHPEVIAAMAEASLRNGAVGVRLESPEHIGAVRRRCPEALIIGLWKRSFPGSSVYITPRWQEIRAVWAAGADVVAIDATERLRPDGESLEVLVSRAGQELGAPLMADIDSVANGLRAAALGCAWVGTTLYGYTEATSRDRPPALDLLQPLRQQLPASVALICEGGIASAPVAVDAVARGADLVVVGTAITGVDLQVQAYGRALEEHRRGQAASSA